The following proteins come from a genomic window of Zygotorulaspora mrakii chromosome 8, complete sequence:
- a CDS encoding uncharacterized protein (similar to Saccharomyces cerevisiae IML2 (YJL082W) and YKR018C; ancestral locus Anc_1.285), with the protein MFRVLGALTGRNQPAEELSQEEKTKLVLKQAHDFEVALQSMDYVLDDRAKEGLKLLKDNENKDGTDQTINVLARGVIEFLEATLGFEAQEMRKASATLAKAEQLSLKSRQNVQKMELKSSSLYPPGTVYAVTYTESCLLHALLMLFSESMMEAAKALLKLRKAYSMLQEIFEAIKKAEKTKSKAALSLDNESNESQTSFASVDSPFASADIPYKLGPEEQEDHDLLEYAEKIHRMRTKRLCGAHIGNSPAINRLRKELGLEAMKDLPSDEIKEYDPIFDADLSQATIDEFIHSGVNLCFGILQVVLSLIPPTIGAVLSIVGFHGSREEGLRLIWRATRQRNVHGCIGLLGLMFYYDGPFQFTDDDFDIPALNSPSITNTPSSSSLAKTRSQRSSSGVQLKKNSTSDSTTSLRKKDITENHSPLSKKDTRNGSFMEGDLDDPTLLHPGKILEDALLKSRALFPNSALWLLNEARMLSGKGRLEEAVNLLDSIDVESIQMRQVKSLLVFDRAITLSHLHRYDRAAEDLLSLMNISDWSHAFYTYFAGCCYLENWRMCKMGLMESEKADYYKQRATELIFDAPNLLGKKTFKSKNLPLDRFMLRKVQQFKSMQNDLGVPDPLDAIATSPVHEISYFYNGYNRMTKSGLELSTKMLQEFHNPAIDCRDEDQELIKDFLISLSMRRQDKLQEGCAIMDEKVLPKFFSLEDGKTRYVKKTEDPWLYPASLYERALFTWKLEGMDGLPESREWLLRAQGYAGDYELSTRIGMKIKAAIDRVEHSLGM; encoded by the coding sequence ATGTTTAGAGTGTTGGGTGCTTTGACCGGCAGGAATCAGCCTGCTGAAGAACTGTCTCAGGAAGAAAAGACGAAGCTTGTTTTGAAGCAGGCACACGATTTTGAAGTAGCACTTCAATCCATGGATTATGTTCTTGATGATAGAGCGAAAGAGGGACTtaaacttttgaaagataatgaGAACAAGGATGGCACAGACCAGACCATAAATGTATTGGCAAGAGGCGTCATTGAATTTCTGGAAGCGACATTGGGTTTTGAAGCACAAGAAATGAGAAAGGCATCAGCTACCCTTGCTAAGGCGGAGCAACTATCATTAAAAAGTCGGCAAAATGTGCAAAAGATGGAGCTTAAAAGTAGTTCATTATATCCTCCTGGTACTGTTTATGCAGTTACCTATACTGAGTCATGTCTGTTGCATGCACTATTAATGCTATTCAGCGAAAGCATGATGGAAGCTGCAAAGGCTCTTTTAAAGTTAAGGAAGGCATATTCTATGCTGcaggaaatttttgaagcaatcaaaaaagctgaaaaaacaaaatcaaaagctGCCCTTTCTCTTGACAATGAATCGAATGAATCTCAGACGAGCTTTGCATCAGTTGATTCTCCTTTTGCCTCTGCGGATATTCCATATAAACTAGGCCCTGAGGAGCAAGAAGATCACGATCTTTTAGAGTACGCTGAAAAGATTCATCGGATGAGAACAAAAAGATTATGTGGCGCTCATATTGGTAACTCGCCAGCGATAAACAGATTGCGGAAAGAATTGGGTCTCGAAGCTATGAAAGATTTGCCCAGtgatgaaatcaaagaatacGATCCCATTTTCGATGCTGATCTTTCACAAGCTACGATAGATGAATTTATTCATTCGGGTGTGAACTTATGTTTTGGAATCTTGCAAGttgttctttctttgattccTCCTACAATCGGCGCTGTCCTATCCATCGTGGGATTTCACGGTTCCAGGGAGGAAGGTCTCAGACTCATTTGGAGAGCTACAAGGCAAAGGAATGTTCATGGATGTATTGGTCTCTTGGGATTGATGTTTTACTACGATGGcccttttcaattcacAGATGATGATTTCGACATTCCTGCCTTAAACTCACCTAGCATCACTAATACGCCAAGCTCTTCTTCCTTAGCGAAGACAAGGTCTCAAAGAAGTTCGTCCGGTGTGCaactgaagaaaaatagtACCAGCGACAGTACCACTTCTTtaagaaagaaagatatCACAGAGAATCATTCTCCATTGTCCAAAAAAGATACGCGCAATGGCTCTTTCATGGAGGGCGATTTAGATGATCCAACTTTACTGCATCCAGGCAAGATTCTTGAAGACGCACTCTTGAAGTCTAGGGCTCTATTTCCAAATAGTGCTCTATGGTTGTTAAATGAGGCAAGAATGCTCTCTGGAAAGGGCCGTCTCGAAGAAGCTGTGAATTTACTGGATTCAATTGATGTAGAAAGCATTCAGATGCGACAAGTTAAGTCGCTCTTAGTCTTCGATCGAGCAATTACCCTTTCTCACCTTCATAGATATGATAGAGCAGCTGAAGATCTATTGTCATTGATGAATATAAGTGACTGGTCTCATGCATTTTACACATACTTTGCTGGTTGTTgttatttggaaaactgGAGAATGTGCAAAATGGGTTTAATGGAAAGTGAAAAAGCTGATTACTATAAACAGAGAGCTACAGAACTTATATTTGATGCACCAAATCTTTTGGGCAAAAAAACGTTCAAATCCAAGAATTTGCCTCTTGATAGATTTATGTTAAGAAAGGTGCAACAGTTTAAATCCATGCAAAATGATTTAGGTGTACCAGATCCTTTAGACGCTATTGCAACTTCACCTGTACATGAGATCTCTTACTTTTACAACGGTTACAACAGAATGACAAAATCTGGACTAGAACTTTCTACTAAAATGCTGCAAGAATTTCACAATCCGGCGATCGATTGTAGAGACGAGGATCAAGAGTTGATAAAagatttcttgatttctctGTCAATGAGAAGGCAGGACAAGCTGCAGGAGGGCTGTGCGATTATGGATGAGAAGGTCTTGcccaaatttttttcacttgaAGACGGCAAAACTCGTTATGTCAAGAAAACTGAAGATCCCTGGCTCTACCCTGCTTCGCTTTATGAGCGTGCTCTTTTCACCTGGAAACTTGAAGGTATGGATGGTCTACCCGAAAGCAGAGAATGGCTACTTAGAGCTCAGGGATACGCAGGTGATTATGAATTAAGCACACGTATTGGCATGAAGATTAAAGCTGCCATAGATAGAGTGGAACATTCCCTTGGAATGTAA
- the HEL1 gene encoding E3 ubiquitin-protein ligase HEL1 (similar to Saccharomyces cerevisiae YKR017C; ancestral locus Anc_1.286), with protein MSEVESDSYLSLVYEDELYDNESMELYESQTTAVHCTDEIPCHKFESLQSYESEFDIEDLQFDEEDESEDEPLREQSTHTLDKPSLDGSNLPNLRYESLTTDDIFQRMLQRVDHLQPVLSIPAEDILLLMQRFDWSEERLLEDWTEKADELLIGSGLKRVHEADKEGENGLVRGIKHRESFTCPICCEDKTETFVMECGHEYCTDCYKHYIKDLLNQGNIITCMGCSLALKNEDIDLIMGSASSHKLMDSSIRSFVTKHNRNYKWCPYADCKCIIHLFDASSLEEYTRLHCSKFVTCKSNHSFCFTCGYEMHAPADCSVVSAWVKKAKKESENLNWVLAHTKECPKCSVNIEKNGGCNHMVCSSCKYEFCWICGGEWAPHGNSYYQCTVYKSDDDKGKSDKDDLRKTLKRYTFYYRVFNEHEVSAKLDWKLGQNIGHKVRALQESVGVSWIEGQFLPESLKILNEGRTALKWSFAVAFYSDPSHNLTKIFADNQLLLSNAVEDLSQLRQIQDPETIMQRKTEFYNKAGYVENRTHALMECGRDLLRKGICKTKD; from the coding sequence ATGAGTGAGGTCGAAAGTGATAGCTATCTCTCACTTGTATATGAGGACGAACTTTATGATAATGAGTCCATGGAGCTTTATGAATCACAAACTACCGCAGTACACTGTACAGATGAAATACCATGCCATAAGTTCGAAAGCTTACAAAGTTATGAGTCTGAATTTGACATAGAGGACCTgcaatttgatgaagaagacgaatCGGAGGATGAACCTTTAAGAGAACAAAGCACTCATACGCTTGACAAGCCGTCATTGGATGGCAGCAACTTACCCAACTTGCGGTATGAAAGCTTAACAACAGACGACATATTCCAAAGGATGCTGCAGCGTGTAGATCACTTACAGCCGGTTTTGTCAATTCCAGCTGAAGATATCCTGCTCCTCATGCAGCGATTCGACTGGAGTGAGGAAAGGCTGTTGGAGGATTGGACGGAAAAAGCAGATGAACTTCTTATAGGTAGTGGCCTTAAAAGAGTTCATGAAGCTGATAAAGAGGGTGAAAATGGATTGGTTCGCGGTATAAAGCATCGAGAAAGCTTTACATGTCCGATATGTTGTGAAGATAAAACGGAGACCTTCGTCATGGAATGCGGACATGAATATTGCACAGATTGTTATAAACATTATATCAAAGATCTCTTGAACCAAGGTAACATTATTACATGTATGGGATGCTCACTTGCATTGAAAAACGAGGATATCGATCTGATAATGGGTTCTGCCTCCAGTCATAAATTGATGGATTCGTCTATCAGGAGTTTTGTCACTAAACATAACAGAAATTACAAATGGTGCCCTTATGCGGACTGTAAATGTATCATCCATTTGTTTGATGCTTCAAGTTTAGAAGAATACACGCGACTGCATTGCTCCAAGTTTGTGACTTGTAAATCCAACCATAGTTTTTGCTTTACTTGTGGATATGAAATGCATGCCCCTGCAGACTGTAGTGTGGTGAGTGCTTGGGTAAAAAAGGCCAAAAAAGAGTCCGAGAATCTAAATTGGGTTCTAGCTCATACAAAGGAATGTCCAAAATGCTCTGTGaatattgagaaaaatggAGGTTGTAACCACATGGTTTGCTCAAGCTGTAAATATGAATTCTGTTGGATTTGTGGAGGAGAATGGGCTCCTCATGGTAATAGTTACTACCAATGCACTGTATATAAGAGTGATGATGACAAGGGCAAATCCGACAAAGATGATCTAAGAAAAACATTGAAACGGTATACATTTTACTATAGAGTATTCAATGAGCACGAAGTGTCAGCCAAATTAGATTGGAAGCTGGGACAAAATATAGGGCATAAAGTAAGAGCTCTTCAAGAAAGTGTAGGAGTCTCTTGGATTGAAGGACAATTTTTGCCGGAAagtttaaaaattttaaatgaGGGTAGGACCGCCTTAAAATGGTCATTTGCAGTTGCATTTTATTCTGATCCATCTCATAATTtgacaaaaatatttgcTGACAATCAATTACTACTCTCCAATGCGGTTGAAGATTTGTCACAGTTGCGCCAAATTCAAGATCCAGAGACGATAATGCAAAGGAAAACAGAATTTTATAATAAAGCTGGGTATGTTGAAAACAGAACACATGCATTAATGGAGTGCGGGAGAGATCTTCTGCGAAAGGGTATATGCAAAACTAAAGATTAG
- the ARP4 gene encoding Arp4p (similar to Saccharomyces cerevisiae ARP4 (YJL081C); ancestral locus Anc_1.287), which translates to MSNSALQVYGGDEITAVVIDPGSFSTNIGYSGTDCPQAILPSYFGHYKAEDKPERVFSEQSIGIPRPEYEVKSIVENGMVTDWDAAQDQWAWALKHLLHMESNAGKPAFLTESIWNTIENKKKSLEVLLESLQFEACYLSSTPTCVSFATGRPNCLVVDVGHDTMSVSPVVDGMTLSKSTTRNFFSGKFLNHLIKKSLGTKELLPLFEVEQRRPQFKRKKFDYRPDESLYRYANDAGFLQECKETLCQVAPSPLDKMKPELNAMAKRSIEAPWTEELVFDSETRFGFAEELFYPNREDIPEGWPLSVDGVVETWHNDYIPLKRNKPIGKQDKQSNDEGTPAAEAIPDTADTTNENGKRPAEMDEKKATPGIADLVYSSIIASDVDLRASLAHNIVLTGGTSSIPGFSDRLMAELNRMLPALKFRILTTGYTKEKQYQAWLGGSILTSLGSFHQLWVGKQEYEEVGPDRLLHDRFR; encoded by the coding sequence ATGTCAAATTCTGCATTGCAAGTTTACGGTGGAGATGAAATTACAGCAGTTGTCATCGACCCGGGATCTTTCTCGACAAACATAGGTTATTCCGGTACAGATTGTCCTCAGGCAATTTTACCATCATATTTTGGCCACTATAAAGCGGAAGATAAGCCAGAGAGAGTGTTCTCAGAGCAATCAATTGGCATACCAAGACCTGAGTATGAAGTGAAATCAATTGTGGAAAATGGGATGGTCACTGACTGGGACGCAGCTCAAGATCAATGGGCATGGGCTTTGAAGCATCTACTTCATATGGAGTCTAATGCTGGAAAACCTGCATTTCTTACAGAATCTATTTGGAACACgattgaaaataagaaaaaatcacTTGAGGTGCTTCTCGAATCCTTGCAATTTGAAGCGTGCTACCTATCATCAACACCAACTTGCGTATCTTTCGCAACTGGAAGACCTAACTGCTTGGTTGTCGATGTGGGACACGACACGATGAGCGTAAGTCCAGTAGTAGACGGTATGACATTGTCGAAGAGTACTACGagaaactttttttcaggaAAGTTTCTCAACcatctgataaaaaaatcattggGCACAAAGGAGTTGTTACCATTGTTTGAAGTAGAACAAAGACGGCCTCAGTttaagagaaaaaagtttgattATCGACCCGATGAATCATTATATAGATATGCTAATGATGCAGGATTTTTACAGGAATGTAAAGAAACTCTGTGCCAAGTGGCGCCCTCACCTTTGGATAAAATGAAGCCTGAATTGAATGCAATGGCCAAAAGATCGATTGAGGCACCATGGACAGAAGAATTGGTTTTTGACAGTGAGACAAGATTTGGATTTGCCGAAGAGCTATTCTATCCTAATAGGGAGGATATACCAGAAGGCTGGCCCCTTTCAGTAGATGGCGTCGTTGAAACTTGGCATAATGATTACATTCcactgaaaagaaacaaaccAATTGGTAAACAAGATAAGCAAAGTAATGATGAAGGTACTCCCGCAGCTGAAGCTATTCCAGACACAGCTGATAcaacaaatgaaaatggaaagagaCCTGCTGAAatggatgaaaaaaaagcaacCCCTGGTATTGCAGATCTCGTCTATTCATCTATCATTGCTAGTGACGTTGATTTGCGAGCATCATTGGCGCATAATATAGTCCTAACAGGCGGGACTTCATCTATACCTGGTTTTAGTGATAGGTTAATGGCGGAATTAAACAGAATGCTTCCAGCATTAAAATTTAGAATACTAACGACAGGTTATACCAAGGAAAAACAGTATCAAGCATGGCTTGGAGGAAGTATTTTAACAAGTTTAGGTAGTTTCCATCAACTGTGGGTTGGAAAACAGGAGTACGAAGAGGTTGGTCCTGACAGGCTTCTACATGATAGATTTAGATAA
- the MIC60 gene encoding Mic60p (similar to Saccharomyces cerevisiae YKR016W; ancestral locus Anc_1.288), with the protein MFRSSNSLLKLALTRRTLATGNVVKSSGKPGATAGLTKTSPVRRILLRVSLAVSLFYAGGIALSEYNDSFGDLFVDNVPFAENLVDLVESYRYFVSPPLTLEELRSKFGAVLGEKVLSVPQEGVKAGSVDKKSMVLQMSDNANDPLETITQSKDATLLKLGPITAMMDSNTPEATEFNCIINSLNETVSRINNHTVTLSKSQYGDILEAYQKLTSSVCLFEKDFQAIINDEMSSRTQQILKETNDKYKLKLKEEENALTEKFLQELHEFKNNLEERSSKQLQEDLKANEQTLLAKHANEVALLSITQVEEFNKILKEKLDTERDGRLAHLKELDSSVGDLGQSVEKLNHLLMKREAITQITLTLNEIKSKLNSSSERSLNLTKEIQRLKTLSDIIPDKPKPCCKSKDSYPSLLDIAISELSDLTKEKEILSNEQLYSRWNLLESDFKTASLLPPNAGILGHTFAKICSFFIFTKKGSSPSSNDFDSVFARVNENLRLAKLDKAVEEVVSLKGWPHILGKNWIADARRKIEVESLVNVLECEVRTL; encoded by the coding sequence ATGTTCAGATCCTCTAATTCGTTGTTGAAACTTGCGTTGACAAGGAGGACATTGGCAACAGGCAATGTCGTAAAATCTAGTGGTAAACCGGGAGCGACAGCAGGTCTGACGAAAACAAGCCCTGTACGCAGGATTCTGCTTCGCGTTTCTCTTGCGGTTTCTCTGTTCTATGCAGGTGGAATTGCTCTTTCTGAGTACAATGATAGTTTTGGAGATTTATTCGTTGATAACGTGCCATTTGCAGAGAATTTAGTTGATTTGGTGGAATCATATCGTTATTTCGTTTCACCTCCGCTGACTCTGGAAGAGCTGAGATCCAAATTTGGGGCTGTTCTAGGGGAAAAAGTGCTTTCGGTTCCTCAAGAAGGTGTCAAGGCTGGGTCTGTGGATAAAAAGTCTATGGTATTACAGATGTCTGACAATGCAAATGATCCTCTAGAAACAATTACTCAGAGTAAAGATGCAACTTTGCTGAAATTGGGTCCCATCACAGCTATGATGGACTCCAACACACCTGAAGCTACTGAGTTTAATTGTATTATAAATAGCCTGAACGAGACAGTTTCAAGAATCAATAATCATACCGTAACGCTTTCGAAGTCTCAATACGGCGATATACTGGAAGCATACCAAAAGCTTACGTCATCTGTTTgtttgtttgaaaaagactTTCAAGCCATtataaatgatgaaatgagtTCAAGAACGCAACAAATTCTTAAGGAGACAAATGATAAATACAAATTGAAGTtaaaggaagaagaaaacgcCCTTACTGAGAAGTTTCTTCAAGAGCTCCATGAATTCAAGAACAATTTAGAAGAGCGCTCTTCAAAACAATTACaagaagatttgaaggCAAATGAACAGACTTTGCTTGCCAAACATGCGAACGAAGTTGCTTTGTTATCTATTACTCAAGTAGAAgagttcaacaaaatactGAAGGAAAAGTTGGATACTGAAAGAGATGGAAGATTGGCACATCTGAAAGAATTAGACTCAAGCGTTGGCGATTTAGGTCAATCagtggaaaaattgaatcatcttctaatgaaaagagaagCTATTACTCAAATAACTTTAACATTGAATGAAATTAAATCAAAATTGAACTCTTCGAGTGAACGaagtttgaatttgacaAAAGAAATACAAAGATTGAAAACTCTGTCGGACATTATACCAGATAAACCTAAACCCTGCTGCAAATCTAAGGATTCGTATCCATCATTACTTGACATTGCAATTTCAGAATTGAGCGATCTTactaaagaaaaagaaatccTATCCAATGAACAATTGTATAGCAGATGGAACCTATTGGAGAGCGATTTCAAAACTGCATCATTATTACCACCGAACGCTGGTATTCTAGGTCACACGTTTGCTAAAATTTGttcctttttcatctttacTAAAAAAGGTTCTTCGCCAAGTAGTAACGATTTCGATAGCGTCTTTGCAAGAGTAAATGAGAATTTGAGACTCGCAAAACTTGACAAGgctgttgaagaagttgtttCTTTAAAAGGTTGGCCACACATTCTCGGTAAAAATTGGATTGCCGATGCAAGAAGGAAAATCGAGGTCGAATCTTTAGTCAACGTGCTAGAATGTGAGGTAAGAACTCTTTAA
- the YPT52 gene encoding Rab family GTPase YPT52 (similar to Saccharomyces cerevisiae YPT52 (YKR014C); ancestral locus Anc_1.289): MFQFKLVLLGDSSVGKSSIVHRFVKDSFDDFRESTIGAAFLSQTIKIRDTSSDSTEDTVIKFEIWDTAGQERYKSLAPMYYRNANAALVVYDITQQDSLSKAQNWVNELKNKVGDEDLIICLLGNKLDLCDSSDNGDKRAVMTDEAKVYAEEQDLLFYEVSAKTGQGVKDVFQSIGEKLYQIKKEEMLSKKGRQAASAKDSVNVKLQRPSTNDPTSCCY; the protein is encoded by the coding sequence ATGTTTCAGTTCAAACTAGTTTTATTGGGAGACTCGTCAGTAGGTAAATCATCCATAGTTCATAGATTCGTGAAGGATTCATTTGATGACTTCCGTGAGAGTACAATTGGTGCAGCATTTCTATCACAAACCATAAAAATCAGGGATACTTCGAGCGATTCAACTGAAGATACGgtaataaaatttgaaatttgggATACTGCTGGTCAAGAACGCTACAAGTCATTGGCACCAATGTACTATCGCAATGCAAATGCTGCCCTGGTTGTATACGACATCACACAACAAGACTCTTTATCAAAGGCTCAAAACTGGGTGAACGAGTTGAAGAATAAGGTCGGGGATGAGGATCTAATTATATGTCTTCTAGGAAATAAATTAGATCTTTGTGATTCTAGCGACAACGGTGATAAACGAGCAGTAATGACGGATGAAGCAAAGGTTTATGCTGAAGAACAGGATTTGTTATTTTATGAAGTAAGTGCAAAGACGGGTCAAGGAGTAAAAGATGTTTTCCAGAGTATTGGTGAGAAGCTTTATCAGATAAAGAAAGAGGAGATGTTGAGCAAAAAAGGCCGTCAAGCCGCAAGCGCCAAAGATAGTGTCAATGTCAAGTTGCAGAGACCTTCCACTAATGATCCAACGTCATGCTGCTATTGA